In Salvelinus sp. IW2-2015 unplaced genomic scaffold, ASM291031v2 Un_scaffold5119, whole genome shotgun sequence, the following are encoded in one genomic region:
- the LOC139026563 gene encoding zinc finger protein 664-like produces MSSLSYSPPAKEEVVCWTEKEAFVKEEDEEEAVTIQKQVEGEAVTVKEEEKDVTVKEEEDTFRVKEEDVTVKEEEAEKEEDAVFGVKEEEGEITVTLEEEEEVGDLFNTRERRDYRESSGEPQQHHDDDKVEQSLSTSEHLKKHLQIPTGKKSICCSDCGKCCNSSSELKIHQQVHTGEKPYCCSDCGKRFSRSNSLKVHLRIHTGEKSHHCFDCGKSYLRLKSLKVHMRIHTGEKPYSCDQCGKSFTISSCLTIHQRTHTGEKPYSCIQCGKSFTTSSQWIVHQRTHTRKKPLSCTQCGKSFTHLGSLLSHQSKHTGEKSYNCGSSGKEFTQSSNLVITTREHTQERKPL; encoded by the exons atgagttcactaagttactctcctcctgctaaagaagaggtggtctgctggacggagaaagaagctttcgtgaaagaggaggacgaagaggaggctgttacaatacaaaaacaagtagagggtgaggctgttaccgtgaaagaagaagagaaagacgttacagtgaaagaagaggaagacacgttcagagtgaaagaggaggatgttacagtaaaggaagaggaggcagagaaagaggaggatgcagtttttggagtgaaagaggaggagggggagattactgtcacattggaggaagaggaggaggttggAGATCTGTTTAACACCA gagagagacgggactaTCGTGagtcctctggggagcctcaacaacatcatgatgaTGACAAGGTAGAGCAGAGTCTCTCcacatcagaacacctcaagaaacacctgCAGATTCCCACCGGGAAGAAATCTatttgctgctctgactgtgggaaatgttgcaattcttcatcagaacttaaaatacaccagcaagtccacacaggggagaaaccatactgctgctctgactgcggGAAACGTTTCTCAAGATCAAATTCACTAAAAGTACACCTGagaattcacactggagagaaatcTCACCACTGTTTTGATTGTGGGAAGAGCTACTTAAGATTAAAATCACTAAAAGTACACATGagaattcacactggagagaaaccttatagctgtgatcaatgtgggaagagttttactataTCTAGCTGTCTGACTATACATCAGAGaacacatacaggagagaaaccgtatagctgtattcaatgtgggaagagtttcactaCATCTAGCCAATGGattgtacaccagagaacacacacaagaaaGAAACCTcttagctgtactcaatgtgggaagagttttactcactTAGGCAGCCTGTTATCACACCAGAgcaaacacacaggagagaaatcttataacTGTGGATCAAGTGGGAAGGAGTTTACTCAGTCAAGCAACCTGGTTATCACAAcacgagaacacacacaggagagaaaacctTTATAG